In Acidobacteriota bacterium, one genomic interval encodes:
- a CDS encoding isocitrate lyase/PEP mutase family protein, translated as MNSSPAARLRALLDAPGLRVMPCCFDALSARLIEQAGFELTFMSGFAVSASRLGMPDTGLISFGEMLDQGRNICAATRLPVIGDGDTGYGNALNVKRTVTSYAAAGFAGVMIEDQEAPKRCGHTRGKRVVSRAEALSRVRAAADARDEGADILVMARTDARATDGLDEAIARCRAFADLGADILFLEGPRSESEMAAFCEAVPGPKMANLVEGGDTPLLPPKRLEEIGYRIAAYPLTLLSAATAAMLDALRALGSGEQPDRAVDFERLRRMVGFEDYDAEAERYRVEDEGDP; from the coding sequence ATGAACTCCTCCCCCGCGGCGCGGCTGCGCGCCCTGCTCGACGCTCCCGGACTCCGGGTGATGCCCTGCTGCTTCGACGCGCTCTCCGCCCGGCTCATCGAGCAGGCGGGATTCGAGCTGACCTTCATGAGCGGGTTCGCCGTCTCCGCCAGCCGCCTGGGGATGCCGGACACGGGTCTCATCTCCTTCGGCGAGATGCTCGACCAGGGCCGCAACATCTGTGCGGCCACCCGGCTGCCGGTGATCGGCGACGGCGACACCGGCTACGGCAACGCCCTGAACGTCAAGCGCACGGTGACGAGCTACGCGGCCGCCGGCTTCGCGGGCGTGATGATCGAAGACCAGGAGGCGCCCAAGCGCTGCGGGCACACCCGCGGCAAGCGGGTCGTCTCCCGCGCCGAGGCCCTGTCGCGGGTCCGCGCCGCGGCCGACGCGCGCGATGAAGGCGCGGACATTCTGGTCATGGCCCGCACCGACGCTCGCGCCACCGACGGACTGGACGAAGCCATCGCCCGCTGCCGGGCCTTCGCCGACCTCGGCGCGGACATCCTCTTCCTCGAAGGTCCGCGGTCCGAGAGCGAGATGGCCGCGTTCTGCGAAGCGGTCCCCGGCCCGAAGATGGCGAACCTGGTCGAGGGAGGCGACACACCGTTGCTACCGCCCAAGCGGCTCGAGGAGATCGGCTACAGGATCGCTGCTTACCCGCTGACGCTTCTCTCCGCCGCCACCGCGGCGATGCTCGACGCTCTTCGAGCCCTGGGAAGCGGCGAGCAGCCTGACCGCGCCGTGGACTTCGAGCGTCTGCGGCGCATGGTCGGATTCGAGGACTACGACGCCGAGGCCGAGCGCTACCGCGTGGAGGACGAAGGAGACCCATGA
- a CDS encoding SDR family NAD(P)-dependent oxidoreductase has translation MADFDNKICLVTGGASGIGSATCEALAGRGAHVVVTDLDEAAGRGVADAVGGEFAYLDVSDRDAWTRVVSGVVEVHGGLDLVHLNAGVTTYPAAGGGFPAFDIAAMPTDAYRRVTGANIDGVVFGVGATVQALENRGGGAIVVTASVAGLATWEVDPVYTMTKHAVVGLVRGLAPPLAERGITLNAICPAAVETKIFGPEADEFVREADLRLMPPAQVADAVIEAVTGGETGQCWVCYDGRDPILYVPAPLPRLD, from the coding sequence ATGGCTGACTTCGACAACAAGATCTGCCTCGTCACCGGCGGCGCATCCGGCATCGGCAGCGCCACCTGCGAAGCGCTTGCCGGCCGGGGGGCGCACGTCGTCGTCACGGATCTCGACGAAGCCGCGGGGCGGGGCGTCGCGGACGCGGTCGGAGGCGAGTTCGCGTACCTGGACGTCAGCGACCGGGACGCCTGGACCCGCGTCGTCTCCGGGGTCGTCGAGGTTCACGGTGGCCTCGACCTGGTCCACCTCAACGCCGGCGTGACGACCTATCCGGCCGCCGGGGGCGGCTTTCCCGCCTTCGACATCGCCGCCATGCCGACGGACGCCTATCGCCGCGTCACGGGGGCCAACATCGACGGCGTCGTCTTCGGCGTGGGTGCGACCGTGCAAGCGCTGGAGAACCGGGGCGGCGGAGCGATCGTCGTCACGGCCTCGGTTGCCGGGCTGGCGACGTGGGAAGTGGACCCCGTCTACACGATGACCAAGCACGCCGTGGTCGGCCTGGTTCGCGGGCTCGCACCGCCTCTCGCCGAGCGCGGAATCACGCTCAACGCGATCTGCCCGGCCGCGGTCGAGACGAAGATCTTCGGCCCCGAGGCCGACGAGTTCGTGAGGGAGGCCGACCTTCGGCTCATGCCGCCCGCCCAGGTCGCGGATGCCGTCATCGAGGCGGTGACTGGCGGCGAGACCGGCCAGTGCTGGGTCTGCTACGACGGCAGGGACCCGATCCTCTACGTGCCGGCGCCGCTTCCGCGGCTGGACTAG
- a CDS encoding putative toxin-antitoxin system toxin component, PIN family, translating into MKVVLDTNVFVSGVFFGGTPGRVLEAWRNGKAEVVLSREIVEEYVRVGEELADRFPAVDLRPALELLAVSATLVPSPPLPESVSRDTDDDKFLACALAAGADYVVSGDRDLLDVSSYKGVVVLSPRDFVDLLR; encoded by the coding sequence GTGAAGGTCGTACTCGACACGAACGTGTTCGTGTCCGGAGTCTTCTTCGGAGGCACCCCAGGTCGGGTCCTGGAAGCGTGGCGGAACGGCAAGGCGGAGGTCGTCCTCTCTCGCGAGATTGTCGAAGAGTATGTGCGCGTCGGCGAGGAACTGGCGGATCGCTTCCCGGCCGTCGACTTGAGGCCGGCTTTGGAACTCCTGGCTGTCTCGGCCACTCTTGTTCCGTCGCCTCCGCTTCCGGAATCGGTTTCCCGGGACACCGACGACGACAAGTTCCTCGCGTGCGCCCTGGCGGCAGGGGCTGACTACGTGGTCAGCGGCGACCGGGACCTGCTCGACGTTTCTTCCTACAAGGGGGTCGTCGTGCTGAGTCCCCGAGACTTCGTCGACCTACTTCGTTAG
- a CDS encoding CapA family protein, translating into MNRRQFLRSGAAAGVVALVGGPSLIRAADGGVLLGFVGDLLTDRDDPDEAYAPVRDLLAAPDVLFGNLEGPYSDNPRSVPSAGLALVPPARNLDVLSRVGFDVLSLANNHILDGGREAMLENRQRLHEQGVSTCGAGGSLEEARAPAILEAGGVKVAYLAYASVFPRGYEARGSLAGLAPLRAHNFYQDLIDDAYTPGADPRVSTVPDKADHDNLAADIAAAKEQADLVVASFHWGDHFKAHHLTDHELRTARLCIDLGVDIVVGHHQHVLRGMEWYRDRPVFYGLGHFVFDVRLDRWPEEMVAAMPVLDDDADYYGVAPRRGWPLMPLHPEARMTALGYVRLAEGTPSEFGFVPCRLNPEGAVRAVDPESPEGREVVDYVDHGCASQNLNGRVDRTGYVDVGGHRGVRILPAEERAGDP; encoded by the coding sequence GTGAACCGACGACAATTCCTCAGATCGGGCGCCGCGGCCGGCGTCGTCGCCCTGGTCGGCGGCCCCTCTTTAATCCGCGCCGCCGACGGCGGCGTGCTCCTCGGCTTCGTCGGCGACCTGCTCACCGACCGCGACGATCCGGACGAGGCCTACGCGCCGGTGCGCGATCTACTCGCCGCGCCGGACGTGCTGTTCGGCAACCTGGAGGGGCCGTACTCCGACAATCCCCGATCGGTGCCCAGCGCCGGGTTGGCCCTCGTGCCGCCGGCGCGCAATCTCGACGTTCTGAGCCGGGTCGGCTTCGACGTGCTGTCGCTGGCCAACAACCACATCCTCGACGGGGGGCGCGAGGCGATGCTCGAGAACCGGCAGCGCCTGCACGAGCAGGGGGTCAGTACCTGCGGCGCCGGCGGCAGCCTCGAGGAGGCCCGCGCTCCCGCGATCCTCGAGGCCGGCGGCGTGAAGGTCGCCTACCTCGCCTACGCCTCGGTCTTCCCCCGCGGCTACGAGGCACGGGGCAGCCTTGCCGGACTGGCGCCGCTCAGGGCTCACAACTTCTACCAGGACCTGATCGACGACGCCTACACGCCGGGCGCCGACCCGCGGGTATCGACCGTGCCCGACAAGGCGGACCACGACAACCTCGCGGCCGACATCGCGGCCGCGAAGGAGCAGGCGGATCTGGTCGTCGCCAGCTTCCACTGGGGCGACCACTTCAAGGCTCACCACCTGACCGACCACGAGCTGCGCACCGCCCGCCTGTGCATCGACCTGGGGGTCGACATCGTCGTCGGCCATCACCAGCACGTCCTGCGCGGCATGGAGTGGTACCGCGACCGGCCGGTGTTCTACGGCCTCGGCCACTTCGTCTTCGACGTCCGGCTGGACCGCTGGCCGGAGGAGATGGTCGCCGCCATGCCGGTCCTCGACGACGATGCGGACTACTACGGCGTGGCGCCGCGCAGGGGCTGGCCGCTGATGCCGCTGCACCCCGAGGCCCGGATGACCGCTCTGGGCTACGTCAGGCTCGCGGAGGGGACGCCCTCCGAGTTCGGCTTCGTGCCCTGCCGGCTGAATCCGGAAGGCGCCGTGCGCGCGGTCGATCCGGAGTCACCCGAGGGCCGGGAGGTCGTGGACTACGTCGATCACGGCTGTGCGAGCCAGAACCTGAACGGCCGCGTGGACAGGACGGGTTACGTCGACGTGGGTGGACATCGCGGCGTGCGCATCCTGCCGGCGGAGGAGCGGGCAGGAGACCCCTAA
- a CDS encoding fumarylacetoacetate hydrolase family protein, whose amino-acid sequence MRLFTTTEGIALEAAGGKLEILDLPYEDLGEALRADPELGTVRDAESKRRCAPGDATLRAPVLRPGKVIGMGINFHSHVEETREFLKARGIEPPSEPVFFLAPGSAVIGPGEEIVLPAVAPDQVDYEIELAAVIGVGGASIDEDDALRHVAGYTLANDVSARDLQRKSFEGPEYSLSHAKGLDTFKPMGPALVTTDEFAEPLDIRLRARVNGEVRQDERTTDFVHSVSRCVAHVSRFMQLEPGDVMLTGSPAGVGVFQGKFLRAGDVVELEADRVGVLRNVVAAA is encoded by the coding sequence ATGAGACTGTTCACGACGACCGAAGGAATCGCCCTCGAGGCGGCCGGCGGTAAACTCGAGATCCTCGATCTCCCCTACGAGGACCTCGGCGAGGCGCTCCGAGCGGACCCGGAACTCGGCACCGTTCGCGATGCGGAGTCGAAGCGGCGTTGCGCGCCCGGCGACGCCACCCTCCGCGCGCCGGTCCTGCGCCCCGGCAAGGTCATCGGCATGGGCATCAACTTCCACAGCCACGTCGAGGAGACGCGTGAGTTCCTCAAGGCCCGAGGCATCGAGCCGCCGTCCGAGCCGGTGTTCTTCCTGGCACCGGGAAGCGCCGTCATCGGCCCCGGCGAGGAGATCGTGCTGCCCGCTGTCGCGCCCGACCAGGTCGACTACGAGATCGAGCTGGCTGCCGTGATCGGCGTAGGCGGCGCCTCCATCGACGAGGACGACGCGCTGCGACACGTGGCGGGCTACACGCTCGCCAACGACGTCTCGGCCCGCGATCTCCAGCGAAAGTCCTTCGAGGGTCCCGAGTACTCCCTGAGCCACGCAAAAGGCCTCGACACGTTCAAGCCGATGGGGCCGGCGCTGGTCACCACCGACGAGTTCGCCGAGCCGCTCGACATCCGCCTCCGGGCCCGGGTCAACGGCGAAGTACGTCAGGACGAGCGGACCACGGACTTCGTTCACTCGGTGTCCCGCTGCGTGGCGCACGTCTCGCGCTTCATGCAGCTCGAACCGGGCGACGTGATGCTGACCGGTTCGCCGGCCGGCGTCGGGGTGTTCCAGGGCAAATTCCTCCGCGCTGGCGACGTCGTCGAACTCGAGGCCGACCGGGTCGGCGTGCTTCGCAACGTCGTCGCGGCGGCCTGA
- a CDS encoding FAD-dependent monooxygenase, producing MTRHENDVDVLIVGAGPVGLCCSRLLSRMGVSNRVLERRSGLHTAPQAHVVSARSMEIFRAAGIPAEKTVAVATRPQDQGSIRWVQTLAGPVIGDLQLGSPERIMKTFASTPTPTMNIPQHRLEPVLFDAASDAGASIDFEVEWLGATQDENGVVSEARDHKTGENLEIRSRYLLGCDGAGSPVRRALGIGMEGPAHVQSYLSVFVQGNLRHVVEEHPGLLYWHLDPLEPAVFIAHDIDSTWIFMHPYDPERVSQESFTPERCRQLVEDAIGAEADFEIRETGFWQMTCQVADRYRDGRIFLVGDAAHRFPPTGGMGMNTGVADAFNLAWKIAAVLGGRADERLLATYDQERQPVASVNAEQSLSNHLKMIEVVEALQVDPGLAPDEARADLRRLPEQEERRSAIQAAIDGQREHFDMLGLDLGQHYERGALVPDGTSPPAPATSTFDFVPSTRPGSRLPHAWVEGEGGRVSTLDLVDPSRPTVICGAGGARWVAAAESLGLAAHAIGDGAALADPRGEWQAISGIGPDGALLVRPDGHVAWRDPDGSSELEAGLGAALAAVYCTATPANVEEA from the coding sequence ATGACACGACACGAGAACGACGTCGACGTTCTGATCGTCGGAGCCGGACCGGTCGGGCTCTGCTGCTCCCGGCTGCTCAGCCGGATGGGCGTGTCCAACCGGGTGCTGGAGAGACGGTCCGGCCTGCACACGGCGCCGCAGGCGCATGTTGTCTCGGCTCGAAGCATGGAGATCTTCCGGGCCGCCGGCATTCCGGCCGAGAAGACGGTCGCCGTCGCCACGAGACCCCAGGACCAGGGCTCGATCCGCTGGGTCCAGACGCTGGCCGGCCCGGTGATCGGCGACCTCCAACTGGGATCGCCCGAACGCATCATGAAGACGTTCGCCTCGACGCCGACGCCCACGATGAACATTCCCCAGCATCGACTGGAGCCCGTGCTCTTCGACGCGGCCAGCGACGCGGGCGCCTCGATCGACTTCGAGGTCGAGTGGCTCGGCGCCACGCAGGACGAGAACGGGGTCGTGTCGGAGGCTCGGGATCACAAGACCGGCGAGAACCTGGAGATCCGCAGTCGCTACCTGCTCGGCTGCGACGGCGCGGGGAGTCCGGTGCGACGCGCGCTCGGCATCGGCATGGAGGGACCGGCCCACGTCCAGAGCTACCTCTCGGTATTCGTCCAGGGCAATCTCCGCCACGTCGTGGAGGAGCACCCCGGCCTGCTCTACTGGCACCTCGATCCGCTTGAGCCCGCGGTCTTCATCGCCCACGACATCGACTCGACCTGGATCTTCATGCACCCGTACGATCCGGAACGGGTGTCGCAGGAGTCGTTCACCCCTGAGCGCTGCCGGCAGCTCGTCGAGGACGCCATCGGCGCCGAGGCCGACTTCGAGATTCGGGAAACCGGCTTCTGGCAGATGACCTGTCAGGTGGCCGACCGCTACCGCGACGGGCGGATCTTCCTCGTCGGCGATGCCGCGCACCGCTTCCCGCCGACCGGCGGCATGGGCATGAACACCGGCGTCGCCGACGCCTTCAATCTCGCCTGGAAGATCGCGGCGGTGCTCGGAGGACGCGCCGACGAGCGGCTGCTGGCCACCTACGACCAGGAGCGGCAACCCGTCGCGTCGGTGAACGCGGAGCAGAGCCTGTCGAATCACCTGAAGATGATCGAGGTGGTCGAAGCCCTGCAGGTCGATCCGGGCCTCGCACCTGACGAGGCGCGGGCGGACCTACGGCGGCTGCCCGAACAGGAGGAGCGCCGGAGCGCGATCCAGGCGGCGATCGACGGACAGAGGGAGCACTTCGACATGCTGGGCCTGGACCTCGGCCAGCACTACGAGCGCGGCGCGCTGGTTCCGGACGGGACCTCGCCACCTGCGCCCGCAACGTCGACCTTCGACTTCGTGCCCTCGACCCGGCCGGGCAGCCGTCTGCCCCACGCCTGGGTCGAAGGCGAGGGCGGCCGTGTTTCCACCCTGGATCTCGTCGACCCGTCCCGGCCGACCGTCATCTGCGGCGCCGGAGGTGCGCGCTGGGTCGCCGCCGCCGAGTCCCTCGGGCTTGCCGCTCACGCGATCGGCGACGGCGCGGCGCTGGCGGATCCCCGCGGCGAGTGGCAGGCGATCAGCGGCATCGGTCCGGATGGTGCCCTCCTCGTGCGCCCGGACGGTCACGTCGCCTGGAGAGACCCGGATGGAAGCTCCGAGCTCGAGGCGGGTCTGGGAGCCGCGCTCGCCGCTGTCTACTGCACGGCTACGCCTGCGAACGTGGAGGAAGCATGA
- a CDS encoding aromatic-ring-hydroxylating dioxygenase subunit beta codes for MTPVDAQLLADLQLWYAREARLLDERRYDLWLEMVDVGVRYQVPTRYLTAQGDVGDFGAWTVERELTQAADVFLIDDDYAGIRTRIERLQSGMAWAEMPPSITRRIVGNVEPGKVHEDGGIEVFSGLMAFKSRGPRERSFLTAQRRDLLGRSDGDFRLRRRTVIIDDTVLMGENLSIIL; via the coding sequence ATGACGCCCGTCGACGCTCAACTGCTCGCCGACCTGCAGCTCTGGTACGCGCGGGAGGCCCGCCTGCTCGACGAGCGGCGTTACGACCTCTGGCTCGAGATGGTGGACGTTGGCGTCCGCTACCAGGTCCCGACCCGCTACCTCACCGCGCAGGGCGACGTCGGCGACTTCGGCGCCTGGACCGTCGAGCGGGAGCTCACCCAGGCAGCCGATGTGTTCCTGATCGACGACGACTACGCGGGGATCAGGACGCGCATCGAACGGCTGCAGTCGGGCATGGCCTGGGCCGAGATGCCGCCGTCCATCACCCGCCGCATCGTCGGCAACGTCGAGCCGGGAAAAGTCCACGAAGACGGCGGGATCGAGGTCTTCTCGGGGCTCATGGCCTTCAAGAGCCGCGGCCCGCGGGAGCGGAGCTTCCTCACCGCCCAGCGCCGCGATCTCCTGGGTCGCAGCGACGGCGACTTCCGCTTGCGGCGGCGCACGGTAATCATCGACGACACCGTGCTGATGGGCGAGAATCTCTCCATCATCCTCTGA
- a CDS encoding AbrB/MazE/SpoVT family DNA-binding domain-containing protein, with protein sequence MAEIQTTKMSSKGQVVIPGAIRTRLGLEPGVQFVVIGEGDTIVLKPIAAPSIREFDEVMERAREAARRAGMKRSDVASAIAAVRSR encoded by the coding sequence ATGGCCGAGATTCAGACGACCAAGATGTCCTCGAAGGGCCAGGTTGTGATTCCCGGTGCCATCCGAACGCGGTTGGGGCTCGAGCCCGGCGTTCAGTTCGTGGTCATCGGGGAAGGGGACACGATCGTGCTCAAACCGATCGCTGCACCCTCGATACGCGAGTTCGATGAGGTCATGGAGCGAGCACGCGAAGCGGCCCGTCGCGCGGGCATGAAGCGATCGGACGTTGCCTCGGCGATCGCAGCCGTTCGCTCCCGGTGA
- a CDS encoding VOC family protein, whose translation MAEFSRPTRGPIRGIHHITGLVGSAANDLRFYRDVLGLRLVKKTCNQENPTSGWHFFFGDRLGHPGTIMTNIVLEGIPMSPAVDGRGSITDVSYSVSSGSLDFWRERLTAAGCTCTDRPARFGDPVLHFRDFDGISSELVGCEDARIPELADLPGEHQIRGFHHATVAPRIPELTLQFLVGVLGFEVVATEGSRTRLAVGGNEPGKLIDVVERGDGPWGRHGLGGLHHIALTVDSVGDMERWTRILAGAGLIVTGARDRGWFHSTYFTAPGGINLELSNLDPGWTVDEDLDSLGTILSLPKHLEPQREAIEAALPRVEF comes from the coding sequence ATGGCTGAGTTCAGCAGGCCTACCCGAGGCCCGATCCGGGGCATCCACCACATCACGGGGCTGGTCGGTTCCGCCGCCAACGACCTCCGGTTCTACCGAGATGTGCTGGGGCTCCGCCTGGTGAAGAAGACCTGCAATCAGGAGAACCCGACCTCCGGCTGGCACTTCTTCTTCGGTGACCGCCTGGGCCACCCGGGGACGATCATGACGAACATCGTCCTCGAGGGCATCCCGATGTCGCCGGCCGTCGACGGTCGCGGTTCGATCACCGACGTGAGCTACTCGGTGTCGTCCGGGAGCCTGGACTTCTGGCGGGAGCGACTGACCGCGGCGGGCTGCACATGCACCGATCGCCCGGCCCGGTTCGGCGACCCCGTCCTCCACTTTCGGGACTTCGACGGCATCTCGTCGGAACTCGTCGGCTGCGAGGACGCCCGGATACCGGAGCTGGCCGACCTTCCCGGGGAGCACCAGATTCGCGGCTTTCACCACGCCACGGTCGCGCCGCGCATTCCCGAGCTGACCCTGCAGTTCCTCGTCGGCGTCCTCGGTTTCGAAGTGGTCGCCACCGAGGGCAGCCGCACGCGGCTCGCCGTAGGCGGCAACGAGCCCGGCAAGCTGATCGATGTCGTCGAGCGAGGCGACGGGCCCTGGGGGCGGCACGGTCTCGGCGGCCTGCACCACATCGCGCTGACGGTCGACAGCGTCGGGGACATGGAACGGTGGACCCGGATCCTGGCCGGTGCCGGCCTGATCGTGACCGGGGCTCGGGACCGCGGCTGGTTTCACTCGACGTACTTCACTGCCCCTGGAGGCATCAACCTGGAGCTGTCGAACCTCGACCCGGGCTGGACGGTGGACGAGGACCTCGACTCGCTGGGGACGATCCTCTCGCTGCCGAAGCACCTGGAACCCCAGCGGGAAGCGATCGAGGCCGCGCTTCCTCGCGTCGAGTTCTGA
- a CDS encoding alpha/beta hydrolase: MIEPYDRVPFPVFFREEADFGDVYGGPGGFVFFDSHLLRPRERASKTVVIFNHPIGGGAWLPLVRGLAAAGHHVIYCNGRYRGNDTALIMEKCVVDLGRTIQHAKEELGYERVLLGGWSGGGSLSLYYQQQAENPTVTHTPAGDPYDLTAAGLVPADGVMLLAAHISRAGTLTEWIDASILDEREPHRKDPELDLYNPDNPNQPPYSDEFLERYRRAQVARNARITAWAVERLAALKSEDGAQKEHCFVVQGTMADPRWLDPAVDPNGRAPGRCYLGDPETVNTGPTGLARFTTLRSWLSQWSLGKSNADGLACAAEISVPVLVVNNGADDACTPSHARRLYAAVSHDDKEFREIAGATHYYLGQGDKLAEAVAICGAWIDR; the protein is encoded by the coding sequence ATGATCGAGCCCTACGATCGCGTTCCCTTTCCCGTCTTCTTCCGCGAGGAAGCCGACTTTGGCGACGTCTACGGCGGGCCGGGCGGCTTCGTCTTCTTCGACAGTCACCTGCTGCGGCCGCGCGAGCGCGCCTCGAAGACGGTCGTCATCTTCAACCACCCGATCGGCGGCGGCGCCTGGTTGCCGCTGGTGCGGGGACTGGCGGCGGCGGGCCACCACGTCATCTACTGCAACGGGCGCTATCGGGGGAACGACACGGCCCTCATCATGGAGAAGTGCGTGGTCGACCTCGGCCGCACGATCCAGCACGCGAAGGAGGAACTCGGCTACGAGCGCGTCCTGCTCGGAGGGTGGAGCGGCGGCGGCTCGCTGTCGCTCTACTACCAGCAGCAGGCGGAGAACCCGACCGTCACCCACACGCCGGCCGGAGACCCGTACGACCTGACGGCGGCCGGGTTGGTTCCGGCCGACGGCGTGATGCTGCTGGCCGCCCACATCAGCCGCGCCGGAACGCTCACCGAGTGGATCGATGCCTCGATCCTCGACGAGCGCGAGCCGCACCGGAAGGACCCGGAGCTCGATCTCTACAACCCGGACAACCCGAATCAGCCGCCCTACTCGGACGAGTTCCTCGAGCGCTACCGGCGGGCGCAGGTCGCCCGCAACGCGCGGATCACGGCCTGGGCGGTCGAAAGGCTGGCGGCTCTGAAGAGCGAGGACGGCGCCCAAAAGGAACACTGCTTCGTCGTCCAGGGAACGATGGCGGATCCGCGCTGGCTCGATCCGGCGGTGGATCCGAACGGCCGGGCCCCGGGCAGGTGCTATCTCGGCGACCCGGAGACCGTGAACACGGGGCCGACCGGTCTGGCGCGCTTCACGACGCTGCGGAGCTGGCTGTCGCAGTGGAGCCTCGGGAAGTCGAACGCCGATGGCCTGGCGTGCGCGGCGGAGATCAGCGTTCCGGTGCTCGTTGTCAACAACGGCGCGGACGACGCGTGCACGCCGAGCCACGCGCGGCGGCTCTACGCCGCGGTGTCCCACGACGACAAGGAGTTCCGCGAAATCGCCGGGGCCACCCACTACTACCTCGGGCAGGGCGACAAGCTCGCCGAGGCGGTGGCCATCTGCGGCGCCTGGATCGACCGCTGA
- a CDS encoding aromatic ring-hydroxylating dioxygenase subunit alpha, whose amino-acid sequence MNACVDLIERSVAPDASWIRPDIFADEALYRLEQERIFGRCWLLLGHESQLPEPGSFFRTHMGEEPILVTRTLEGEVRAFLNLCRHRGAQLCHEDRGVAKSFNCRYHGWAYACDGKLLAAPGEKQLYYGELDKEEWGLVRVARVESYKGLVFGNFDPDAEPLADYLGHMAWYLDILLDRRAGGTELLGVQRWRIPANWKVVAENHVGDEYHVGFTHGSQLPRPIESRAAPIPMAREIRPELGHGIGVDIIPEEISPGERGGFDEEVNEYLQSIAGEMRERLGEMRPRLFPIHGLVFPTLGMIPILNSIRVIHPIGPGEVELWSYCMVDRDAPQRVKDILIQRSIAAFGPAGAFEQDDSANWTGVTRNTVGHQARKHRLNLSMGLGHEGEVAGLPGEVGLTASDINQRGFYLRWVREMTGESA is encoded by the coding sequence ATGAACGCCTGCGTTGACCTGATCGAACGGAGCGTGGCGCCCGACGCCTCCTGGATCCGGCCCGACATCTTCGCCGACGAGGCGCTTTACCGGCTCGAGCAGGAGAGGATCTTCGGCCGCTGCTGGCTACTGCTCGGCCACGAGAGCCAGTTGCCCGAGCCCGGCTCGTTCTTTCGCACCCACATGGGTGAGGAGCCGATTCTCGTCACCCGCACGCTGGAGGGCGAGGTCCGCGCCTTCCTGAACCTCTGCCGGCACCGGGGCGCGCAGCTCTGCCACGAGGACCGCGGCGTGGCGAAGTCGTTCAACTGCCGCTACCACGGCTGGGCCTACGCCTGCGACGGCAAGCTGCTGGCGGCACCCGGCGAGAAGCAGCTCTACTACGGCGAGCTGGACAAGGAGGAGTGGGGCCTCGTCCGGGTGGCGCGGGTCGAGAGCTACAAGGGACTCGTCTTCGGCAACTTCGACCCGGACGCCGAGCCGCTCGCCGACTACCTCGGCCACATGGCGTGGTACCTCGACATCCTGCTCGACCGGCGCGCCGGCGGCACCGAGCTGCTGGGCGTGCAGCGCTGGCGGATCCCCGCCAACTGGAAGGTCGTCGCCGAGAATCACGTCGGCGACGAGTACCACGTCGGCTTCACCCACGGATCGCAATTGCCGAGACCGATCGAGAGCCGCGCCGCGCCGATCCCGATGGCCCGCGAGATCCGCCCCGAGCTCGGCCACGGCATCGGCGTCGACATCATTCCCGAGGAAATCTCCCCCGGAGAGCGCGGCGGCTTCGACGAGGAGGTCAATGAGTACCTGCAATCGATCGCCGGGGAGATGAGGGAGCGCCTCGGCGAGATGAGGCCGCGCCTGTTCCCGATCCATGGCCTCGTGTTCCCCACGCTCGGCATGATCCCCATCCTCAACTCCATCCGGGTGATTCACCCGATCGGCCCCGGCGAGGTCGAGCTCTGGTCCTACTGCATGGTCGACCGGGACGCCCCGCAGCGGGTCAAGGACATCCTGATCCAGCGATCGATCGCCGCGTTCGGCCCCGCCGGCGCCTTCGAGCAGGACGACTCCGCCAACTGGACCGGCGTGACGAGAAACACGGTCGGCCACCAGGCCCGGAAACACCGGCTCAACCTGTCGATGGGCCTGGGGCACGAAGGGGAGGTTGCGGGGCTGCCTGGCGAGGTGGGCCTGACCGCGAGCGACATCAACCAGCGCGGCTTCTACCTGCGCTGGGTCCGCGAGATGACCGGGGAGTCGGCATGA